From one Elusimicrobiota bacterium genomic stretch:
- a CDS encoding glycoside hydrolase family 172 protein — translation MKFAKTSLLNLAKLSDGVKSCRISSYDHTGGNSDRWVIPAGKTLTIAEISGAGCIRHIWMTTSDTDNNLRKLALRMYWDEESSPSVQCPLGDFFGLGHAKAVYFQSLPIQSSYLGMNAWFAMPFEKKAVITVTNDGDKDTILYFYIDYHQWDKPKDGYGRFHANWQRRLLLQADAPSGPNASGVVQILNNTGKNNFIILDAKGKGQYVGCFVNIDTNTPGWWGEGDDMIFIDGEPWPPRLHGTGMEDYFCGAWNYNKLEQPYSTPYYGYHFKGNSDYTGKHSQYRFHIEDPVYFEKSIRVTVEHGHANDRVGDWSSTAFWYQTGRTEPLPEIGNATDRLPYGFGSLERWPGKDRKDLP, via the coding sequence ATGAAGTTCGCGAAAACGTCATTGTTAAACCTTGCAAAACTGTCGGATGGCGTTAAATCGTGCCGTATATCGTCGTATGACCATACCGGCGGGAATTCCGACCGCTGGGTGATACCCGCAGGCAAAACTTTAACTATCGCTGAGATCAGCGGGGCAGGGTGTATACGGCATATATGGATGACCACCAGTGATACTGATAATAATCTGCGGAAACTGGCGTTAAGAATGTACTGGGATGAAGAAAGTTCGCCGTCAGTACAATGCCCGTTAGGTGATTTTTTTGGGTTAGGTCACGCAAAAGCTGTATATTTTCAGTCATTACCAATTCAGTCGTCATATCTCGGGATGAACGCGTGGTTTGCTATGCCGTTTGAAAAAAAGGCGGTTATCACAGTTACCAACGATGGGGATAAGGATACAATCCTATACTTTTATATCGACTACCACCAGTGGGATAAACCTAAAGACGGGTATGGGAGGTTCCACGCGAACTGGCAACGCAGGCTTTTACTGCAAGCCGATGCGCCGTCAGGGCCAAATGCTTCAGGGGTTGTGCAAATACTGAATAATACCGGGAAAAATAATTTTATTATTCTCGACGCTAAGGGTAAAGGGCAGTATGTTGGGTGTTTTGTTAATATTGATACCAACACACCAGGGTGGTGGGGTGAAGGAGATGATATGATCTTTATTGATGGTGAACCCTGGCCTCCGCGCCTGCACGGTACTGGGATGGAAGATTATTTCTGTGGTGCGTGGAACTATAACAAACTTGAACAACCATATAGCACGCCGTATTATGGGTATCATTTTAAGGGCAATTCTGATTACACAGGGAAGCATTCACAGTATAGGTTTCATATAGAAGATCCTGTATATTTTGAGAAATCAATAAGAGTTACTGTTGAACACGGTCATGCGAATGATCGTGTAGGGGACTGGAGCAGTACAGCGTTTTGGTACCAAACCGGGCGTACGGAACCGTTGCCGGAGATCGGTAACGCTACGGATCGGTTACCCTATGGATTTGGTAGTTTGGAACGCTGGCCAGGGAAAGATAGAAAGGACTTGCCATGA
- a CDS encoding LiaF domain-containing protein produces MKMELFSCGTVVGLLLVLLGISIVLKAFGINFPVMRIVLALILIYFGIRLLIGWDWNCCRRGNSTVFGETNVVVNDTNISKEYSVVFGQGKFDLSTLTVTDKNRELEIATVFGQGTIILNPAVPAVVKIDSAFGSGRAPDGNIISFGSYTYKSKAYKENAPALEIDANVVFGELVVKNAE; encoded by the coding sequence ATGAAGATGGAATTGTTTTCTTGCGGTACTGTTGTAGGTTTGTTATTAGTTTTGTTGGGTATATCGATTGTACTAAAAGCGTTTGGTATAAATTTTCCTGTAATGAGAATCGTACTTGCGCTGATACTTATTTATTTTGGTATACGGTTACTTATTGGATGGGACTGGAATTGCTGCAGAAGAGGTAATAGTACAGTGTTTGGTGAAACAAATGTTGTGGTGAACGATACGAATATTAGTAAAGAATACAGTGTAGTGTTTGGCCAGGGTAAGTTTGATCTCTCAACTCTTACAGTGACTGATAAGAATAGGGAGCTTGAAATCGCAACAGTGTTCGGGCAGGGGACTATAATACTTAATCCCGCAGTACCGGCAGTGGTAAAAATAGATTCTGCGTTTGGGTCAGGGAGAGCGCCGGATGGTAATATTATCTCATTCGGGAGTTATACTTATAAATCAAAAGCCTATAAGGAAAACGCGCCGGCGTTAGAGATTGATGCGAACGTGGTATTCGGTGAACTCGTAGTTAAAAACGCGGAGTAA
- the tatC gene encoding twin-arginine translocase subunit TatC, with product MNDDLVGHLEELRGRLIVSLIFFILVIVVAYLNIDIILKHLLSLFNTNLIFIYPAEAFVVRLKIACYVGAGVAMPVWIYQIWKFVTPALYKNERKMLLILPWSYLLFVLGVFLGIRYVLPKGLSVLLSLGGQYMTPYISADAYVSFAFFVLLSFGVMFQIPLVVFMLLISGVVKTVQLGYARPYVIVGIFVVSAFLTPGPDVFSQLILGTLAYLLFELSIFICRFVIKKQ from the coding sequence GTGAATGATGATCTTGTCGGGCATCTTGAAGAGTTACGCGGACGGTTGATAGTTTCACTCATTTTTTTTATTCTGGTAATAGTGGTAGCATATCTCAACATTGATATCATACTGAAACACCTGTTGTCATTATTCAATACTAATCTAATATTTATTTATCCTGCGGAAGCGTTTGTTGTACGTCTGAAAATCGCGTGTTATGTAGGAGCAGGAGTTGCGATGCCTGTGTGGATTTATCAAATCTGGAAATTTGTTACTCCCGCGCTTTACAAAAATGAAAGAAAAATGTTGTTAATCCTCCCGTGGTCATACTTGCTGTTTGTCTTAGGCGTATTTCTGGGAATAAGATATGTGTTGCCGAAAGGGTTGAGCGTGCTGCTTTCTCTGGGCGGGCAGTATATGACACCGTATATTTCTGCAGATGCATATGTATCATTTGCATTTTTTGTTTTATTATCTTTTGGGGTTATGTTTCAGATACCGTTGGTTGTGTTCATGCTTCTAATATCAGGTGTTGTAAAAACTGTTCAGCTGGGGTATGCAAGGCCGTATGTTATCGTAGGAATATTTGTGGTATCAGCATTCCTTACCCCGGGGCCGGATGTGTTCTCCCAGTTAATACTTGGCACACTGGCATATTTGTTGTTTGAACTAAGTATTTTTATATGCAGGTTTGTTATAAAAAAACAGTAG
- the tatA gene encoding twin-arginine translocase TatA/TatE family subunit codes for MPNIGIGELVVILVIVLLVFGAKKLPEIGRAIGQAVKSFKDGMKNSSDGDDESKNGKI; via the coding sequence ATGCCTAATATTGGGATTGGCGAGCTTGTTGTCATACTTGTGATCGTGTTGCTGGTCTTCGGAGCGAAGAAGTTGCCTGAGATTGGACGCGCGATCGGGCAGGCAGTTAAGTCGTTCAAGGATGGGATGAAAAATAGTAGTGACGGGGATGATGAGAGTAAGAACGGGAAAATATAA